In Erigeron canadensis isolate Cc75 chromosome 1, C_canadensis_v1, whole genome shotgun sequence, a single window of DNA contains:
- the LOC122587960 gene encoding uncharacterized protein LOC122587960, whose amino-acid sequence MGFLLNVRLQTVVFALYFRTTWMNELLFNFLAPVLFSLLIVILVEEMARFAFEPLSWRVNVADVNDTKESWTIRVKVVLRWKQTFKNYPNVVSSLDMILMDEQGTKIQASVKKNLISDFESILEEGTVRVISDFGIASNSGSYMLVNHPYKINFCKSTKVKISTDFENTVDPYIFPSFSDMLTKNLDTRVAFDVVGLVVSVDPMIVTHDAGRDKHKLTLELQDLSGNKIACALWDSYDVRLSKYISENHSADLPIVIFLHMAKLKEWNRMPQISNCLFGSRLHINDHIGPIVSFQESLKNSDVGVESSKKATEIIATTVIGKPEDYYLKFPVVTIDEIQKYIKQKKQIGLSIIETTTNIQDDVGWYYWSCRTCHKIVNRVDDEIDVDSDGHPFVCGKCGYVSEVYGKVRVIIRVQDSTGYSSFVLFEDLIEKLINRSHTWLMEKISKDQNRQIFPEELNVLLEKKFVIKIQISWFNLENGYTSYTVHRCTHDESVIEKVFIGPSSNENNKVDTLSDDVDANDVEVATPTANARKRPIDIDEQSTVFDGSSTSYAPVDNLKIPKTKHLE is encoded by the exons ATGGGTTTTTTGTTAAATGTTCGTCTTCAAACTGTTGTGTTTGCATTATATTTTCGCACAACATGGATGAATGAACTCCTTTTCAACTTTTTGGCCCCTGTTCTGTTTAGTTTGCTCATAGTAATTCTG GTTGAAGAGATGGCTAGATTTGCGTTCGAGCCCTTAAGCTG GCGTGTAAATGTTGCTGATGTTAATGACACCAAAGAGTCATGGACTATAAGGGTTAAAGTTGTTTTGCGGTGGAAACAGACATTCAAGAATTATCCTAATGTTGTGTCCAGCCTTGACATGATCCTAATGGATGAGCAG GGTACTAAGATTCAAGCATCCGTCAAGAAAAATCTAATCTCAGACTTTGAAAGTATTCTTGAAGAAGGAACGGTTAGAGTTATAAGTGATTTCGGAATAGCTTCAAACTCAGGAAGTTATATGTTGGTTAATCATCCATACAAGATAAACTTTTGTAAGTCAACAAAGGTAAAAATATCTACAGATTTTGAAAATACCGTGGATCCTTATATCTTTCCAAGCTTCAGTGATATGTTGACAAAAAACTTGGATACTCGTGTTGCTTTCG ATGTTGTCGGTTTGGTGGTATCTGTTGATCCTATGATTGTTACCCACGATGCTGGTAGAGATAAACACAAATTAACTCTAGAACTTCAAGATCTAAG CGGCAATAAAATTGCATGTGCTTTATGGGACTCATATGATGTTCGGCTAAGCAAGTATATTTCAGAAAATCATTCTGCTGATTTACCAATTGTCATCTTTCTACACATGGCAAAGTTGAAGGAATGGAATA GAATGCCTCAGATAAGTAATTGTTTGTTCGGTTCAAGGCTACATATCAATGATCATATTGGTCCGATTGTAAGCTTCCAAGAAAG TTTGAAGAATTCGGATGTGGGTGTTGAGTCCTCAAAAAAAGCAACAGAAATCATTGCTACCACTGTTATAGGAAAACCAGAGGATTACTACCTTAAATTCCCCGTTGTTACTATTGATGAAATTCAAAAGTACATAAAGCAAAAGAAG cAAATTGGTTTATCCATTATTGAAACTACTACCAATATTCAAGATGATGTAGGCTGGTATTACTGGTCATGTCGAACATGCCACAAGATTGTTAACCGcgttgatgatgaaattgatgTTGATTCTGACGGCCATCCATTTGTTTGTGGAAAATGTGGCTACGTTTCAGAAGTGTATGGAAA GGTGCGTGTTATCATTCGAGTACAAGATTCAACTGGTTACTCATCATTTGTCTTATTTGAAGATCTCATTGAGAAGCTGATCAACCGCAGTCACACTTGGCTTATGGAAAAGATATCCAAG GATCAAAACCGTCAAATCTTCCCTGAAGAGCTTAATGTCCTACTCGAGAAGAAGTTTgttatcaaaattcaaatatctTGGTTCAATTTGGAAAATGGGTACACTTCCTACACTGTTCATAGATGTACACATGATGAAAGTGTTATTGAAAAAGTCTTTATTGGACCCTCAAGTAATGAGAACAATAAG GTTGATACACTTAGTGATGATGTTGATGCAAATGATGTTGAAGTTGCAACGCCTACTGCAAATGCTCGAAAGCGCCCAATTGATATAGATGAACAATCCACCGTCTTTGATGGCTCCTCTACATCCTATGCCCCAGTGGATAATCTTAAAATACCAAAGACAAAGCATTTGGAGTAG
- the LOC122585336 gene encoding F-box protein At5g52880 isoform X2, whose amino-acid sequence MELKIDRYRKLRLEESLLNTCHYPCACKELALLIKLSFPKFPKNLQSLVFQDVLSAFRLLPRMQTQCAVSAANTLLQSVESALPKQKKALAVTEFKHAMVAHKRFSKARNKDEEDLVELPQDVLVHVFSFLDLQSFVFASQVCGSWNAASRDNRLWQSLYTIYFSTYNLSEITKLIGGLTVDKKLEQSQESIFCGDNLEWRNLFKETYNGLSSKKLLTCSRGFCKHCHEIIWFSDLRNETISRVKCKYHQIRPLSTRQG is encoded by the exons ATGGAACTGAAGATAGATAGATACCGTAAATTAAGGCTTGAagaatccttattaaatacctGCCATTATCCATGTGCTTGTAAAGAGCTCGCCttacttatcaaattatcattTCCCAAATTCCCCAAAAATTTACAATCTCTTGTCTTCCAAGATGTTCTCTCCGCTTTTCGCCTCCTTCCGCG AATGCAGACGCAGTGCGCGGTTTCAGCAGCGAATACGCTTCTGCAGAGTGTGGAGTCGGCGCTACCAAAGCAAAAGAAGGCGTTGGCTGTAACCGAGTTCAAGCATGCCATGGTTGCTCATAAGAGGTTTTCCAAAGCCCGAAATAAAGACGAGGAAG ATTTGGTTGAACTTCCACAAGATGTTCTTGTGCATGTCTTTAGCTTCTTGGACTTGCAATCCTTTGTTTTTGCTTCACAAGTTTGCGG TTCATGGAATGCTGCCTCAAGGGATAATCGTCTATGGCAATCCCTGTATACCATATATTTCAGCACTTATAATTTGTCTGAGATTACTAAGCTTATTGGTGGATTGACCGTGGATAAAAAGTTAGAACAGTCTCAAGAGAGCATCTTTTGTGGTGACAACCTTGAGTGGCGAAATCTTTTCAAGGAAACATATAATG GATTATCATCCAAGAAACTTCTTACATGTTCCAGGGGGTTCTGCAAGCATTGTCATGAAATTATTTGGTTCAGTGACTTGAGAAATGAAACTATATCTCGAGTGAAATGCAAGTATCACCAAATCAGGCCATTATCTACTCGGCAG GGCTAA
- the LOC122585336 gene encoding F-box protein At5g52880 isoform X1, translating into MELKIDRYRKLRLEESLLNTCHYPCACKELALLIKLSFPKFPKNLQSLVFQDVLSAFRLLPRMQTQCAVSAANTLLQSVESALPKQKKALAVTEFKHAMVAHKRFSKARNKDEEDLVELPQDVLVHVFSFLDLQSFVFASQVCGSWNAASRDNRLWQSLYTIYFSTYNLSEITKLIGGLTVDKKLEQSQESIFCGDNLEWRNLFKETYNGLSSKKLLTCSRGFCKHCHEIIWFSDLRNETISRVKCKYHQIRPLSTRQIVEYIDGDHTSSDRDSDSDSDSYEEFSKLWAYPKRQGSYI; encoded by the exons ATGGAACTGAAGATAGATAGATACCGTAAATTAAGGCTTGAagaatccttattaaatacctGCCATTATCCATGTGCTTGTAAAGAGCTCGCCttacttatcaaattatcattTCCCAAATTCCCCAAAAATTTACAATCTCTTGTCTTCCAAGATGTTCTCTCCGCTTTTCGCCTCCTTCCGCG AATGCAGACGCAGTGCGCGGTTTCAGCAGCGAATACGCTTCTGCAGAGTGTGGAGTCGGCGCTACCAAAGCAAAAGAAGGCGTTGGCTGTAACCGAGTTCAAGCATGCCATGGTTGCTCATAAGAGGTTTTCCAAAGCCCGAAATAAAGACGAGGAAG ATTTGGTTGAACTTCCACAAGATGTTCTTGTGCATGTCTTTAGCTTCTTGGACTTGCAATCCTTTGTTTTTGCTTCACAAGTTTGCGG TTCATGGAATGCTGCCTCAAGGGATAATCGTCTATGGCAATCCCTGTATACCATATATTTCAGCACTTATAATTTGTCTGAGATTACTAAGCTTATTGGTGGATTGACCGTGGATAAAAAGTTAGAACAGTCTCAAGAGAGCATCTTTTGTGGTGACAACCTTGAGTGGCGAAATCTTTTCAAGGAAACATATAATG GATTATCATCCAAGAAACTTCTTACATGTTCCAGGGGGTTCTGCAAGCATTGTCATGAAATTATTTGGTTCAGTGACTTGAGAAATGAAACTATATCTCGAGTGAAATGCAAGTATCACCAAATCAGGCCATTATCTACTCGGCAG ATTGTAGAGTATATAGATGGTGATCATACTTCGTCAGATCGTGATAGTGATAGCGATTCTGATTCATACGAAGAATTTTCTAAGCTATGGGCATATCCGAAGAGGCAGGGATCTTATATTTGA
- the LOC122580576 gene encoding F-box protein CPR1-like → MSEYIPLEIQAEILKRLSLKPLLQFRTVSKSFKGLIDNPDFINSHVVHHHPQQPHDRFILRYVLNWSTGYCDQERYITFVDDDDRFVLQGFISPVPDLIKTLKFSNVVGSSHGLLCFSGYYYEHSDDHSSRTEMVVLWNVSIRKSVGIRVPDICDKPNGKFYDHNVHSVFGFGVCPVTFDPTVIKITSVHYRRNRNDIRRISLPWIVGVFTWSSGTWSILSTNIPRGSIRLRRSQVIIDRFIYWVAYDMFDPEDGIDAQEALPQSRFLIVSFDLTAKEFKEIRLTGSLTNFRCKIPSISKLRESLVLLAYHFEEQVSACHCLWMMNEEGVSRSFTKLYTIKVEDASIRQILGFKKTGELIMETSYKSEKTTNVQIYEPNNEYVENLEIDGKDFASFMCFYTETLYLLDKPDGYIYLPRVAV, encoded by the coding sequence atgtCAGAATATATCCCGTTAGAAATACAAGCGGAAATCTTGAAGAGGCTTTCTTTGAAGCCATTACTTCAATTCCGAACTGTTTCAAAGTCATTCAAGGGTTTGATCGACAACCCTGATTTTATTAATTCTCACGTTGTTCATCACCACCCTCAGCAGCCACatgatcgtttcattttaaggTATGTACTTAATTGGTCAACAGGGTATTGTGATCAGGAAAGATATATTacttttgttgatgatgatgatagattTGTCCTACAAGGATTTATTTCCCCTGTTCCTGACCTCATTAAGACCCTCAAGTTCTCAAATGTAGTGGGCAGCTCTCATGGTTTGCTGTGCTTTAGCGGTTATTACTATGAACACTCAGATGATCATTCCAGTAGAACAGAGATGGTTGTTCTTTGGAATGTTTCAATTAGGAAATCCGTTGGTATTCGAGTGCCAGATATATGTGATAAGCCAAATGGGAAGTTTTATGATCATAACGTTCATAGTGTTTTCGGTTTTGGGGTGTGTCCTGTCACGTTTGATCCTACTGTTATCAAGATTACTTCTGTTCATTATAGGCGGAATAGAAATGATATAAGACGCATTAGCCTCCCTTGGATAGTTGGAGTTTTTACTTGGAGCAGCGGGACTTGGAGTATTCTATCTACCAATATTCCCCGCGGCTCAATTAGACTTAGAAGGTCTCAGGTTATTATTGATAGGTTTATCTATTGGGTAGCTTATGATATGTTTGATCCTGAAGATGGTATTGATGCTCAAGAAGCTCTACCTCAATCACGTTTTCTGATCGTGTCATTCGATTTGACTGCCAAAGAATTTAAAGAGATAAGGCTCACAGGTAGTTTAACAAACTTTCGTTGTAAAATTCCGTCTATATCTAAGCTACGGGAGTCTCTTGTTTTGCTTGCATATCATTTTGAGGAACAAGTATCAGCTTGTCATTGTCTTTGGATGATGAACGAGGAAGGTGTTAGTAGATCGTTTACAAAGCTATACACCATTAAAGTAGAAGATGCCTCAATACGCCAAATCCTAGGATTCAAGAAGACTGGTGAATTAATAATGGAAACTTCATACAAATCCGAAAAAACAACCAATGTTCAAATTTATGAGCCGAATAATGAATACGTCGAGAATCTCGAGATTGATGGAAAAGATTTTGCGTCCTTTATGTGTTTCTATACGGAAACGCTATATCTTCTTGATAAGCCTGATGGTTATATATATCTTCCAAGAGTAGCTGTATGA
- the LOC122587968 gene encoding uncharacterized protein LOC122587968: protein MRDYFVENPKFGPVWFRERFRMSQRLFLKIVVDIEQRFVYFQQRIDRSGRKSLAAIQKCTSAVEQLGTGNPPDNFDNYLCMAARTSRESLDHFSSAVIELYRDEYLRRPTSHDVARLYKAHEWRHKIPGMLGSLDCTHFVWRNCPKALKGQYKRGDHPYPTVTLEAVASQDLWIWHAFFGPPGSLNDINVLMQSTLYMRERNSTAPDSSFTVNDRRYKRGYYLTDGIYPRWATHVKAMPYPTETNDKKFKKVQESARKDVERAFGVLKGK, encoded by the coding sequence ATGCGTGACTACTTTGTTGAAAACCCAAAGTTTGGCCCGGTTTGGTTTCGTGAAAGATTTCGAATGAGTCAaaggttgtttttgaagattgttgttgATATTGAGCAACGGTTCGTTTACTTTCAACAACGTATAGATCGGTCGGGGAGAAAGAGTTTAGCTGccatacaaaaatgcacatcCGCGGTGGAACAGCTCGGAACGGGCAACCCTCCAGATAACTTTGATAACTACTTGTGTATGGCAGCAAGAACTTCTCGCGAAAGTCTTGATCATTTTTCCAGTGCAGTCATCGAGTTATATCGTGACGAGTACTTACGTAGGCCGACTAGTCATGATGTTGCCCGGTTGTACAAAGCGCATGAATGGAGACACAAGATTCCAGGAATGCTAGGAAGTCTTGATTGTACGCATTTTGTTTGGAGAAATTGTCCCAAAGCGTTGAAGGGACAATACAAGAGAGGTGATCATCCATACCCAACAGTTACGCTTGAAGCCGTTGCTTCACAagacttgtggatttggcatgcttttttTGGTCCTCCAGGTTCACTCAACGATATCAATGTCTTGATGCAATCGACTTTGTATATGAGGGAGCGAAATTCGACGGCTCCTGACTCGTCTTTTACCGTAAACGACCGTCGTTATAAACGGGGATACTATCTTACCGATGGAATCTATCCTAGGTGGGCGACTCATGTCAAGGCAATGCCATATCCGACTGAAACAAATGACAAGAAGTTCAAGAAAGTTCAAGAATCGGCAAGAAAGGATGTGGAGCGAGCGTTTGGTGTTTTGAAAGGAAAATAG